From the genome of Scytonema hofmannii PCC 7110, one region includes:
- a CDS encoding glycosyltransferase, whose product MRKPVLTIFYQFNPWNSTIGGIQTLINTFIKYAPSEFEVRLVGTGCDKPGTACAKGDRHQTIGQWEVKEFAGKKIRFLPLLALQNDNVRSRIPTTFKYTAALLRHYCDSDFLHFHRLEPTLASLQWRGEKTLFIHNDIQTQMQGVGDAKAILWRKFPTAYFALEKLLVRQFNQILSCNTDATELYKERYPKIANRVAYIKNSFDNEIFYPLNSTEREVQRRELATRLGLSENTRFVLFAGRLHPQKDPILLVRAISALREANIHLLIAGDGELTAEVSAEIERLGVSDRVTMLGALTQSELAHLHRICQVFVLTSAYEGLPLVVLEALASGTPVVTTECGDTPKLLKPNSGIVCSERTPTCIADALNNVLLHPENYPIDACVQSANPYAASTVVTQVFHQMWQRWEERCLAAG is encoded by the coding sequence ATGCGTAAGCCTGTTTTGACCATTTTCTACCAATTTAATCCTTGGAATAGCACTATCGGTGGTATTCAAACACTCATTAACACCTTCATTAAATATGCACCTAGCGAATTTGAAGTCAGACTTGTAGGGACAGGATGCGATAAGCCGGGTACGGCTTGCGCCAAAGGCGATCGCCATCAAACTATTGGTCAATGGGAAGTGAAAGAATTTGCTGGTAAAAAAATTCGTTTTTTGCCTTTATTAGCATTGCAAAACGATAACGTGAGAAGTCGAATACCAACAACATTCAAGTATACAGCAGCTCTTTTAAGACATTATTGTGACTCCGACTTTCTACACTTCCATCGACTAGAACCAACGCTAGCATCGCTTCAGTGGCGGGGAGAGAAAACCCTGTTTATTCATAATGATATTCAAACACAAATGCAAGGAGTCGGTGACGCAAAAGCAATACTGTGGCGGAAATTTCCGACTGCTTATTTTGCCCTAGAAAAGTTGTTAGTACGTCAATTTAACCAAATCCTCTCATGCAACACTGATGCAACAGAGTTATACAAAGAGCGTTATCCAAAGATTGCAAATCGTGTTGCGTATATCAAAAATTCATTTGACAACGAAATTTTTTACCCCTTGAATTCCACAGAACGAGAAGTTCAAAGACGCGAACTAGCTACTAGGTTGGGGTTATCGGAAAACACGCGGTTTGTTTTATTTGCAGGGAGACTGCATCCACAAAAAGATCCCATTTTGCTAGTTCGTGCGATTTCTGCTTTAAGAGAAGCCAATATTCACCTACTTATAGCTGGAGATGGGGAGTTAACAGCAGAAGTCAGTGCGGAAATTGAGCGATTAGGTGTGTCTGATAGAGTCACGATGTTGGGCGCACTGACTCAGAGTGAGTTAGCACATTTACATCGTATATGTCAAGTTTTCGTTCTAACGAGTGCTTATGAAGGTTTACCTTTGGTAGTTCTAGAAGCGCTTGCTAGTGGAACCCCAGTCGTGACAACTGAATGTGGTGATACTCCAAAATTACTGAAGCCAAATAGCGGAATTGTATGTTCTGAACGTACCCCAACTTGTATTGCGGATGCTTTAAACAACGTGCTCCTGCATCCAGAAAACTATCCTATCGATGCTTGCGTGCAGAGTGCAAACCCCTATGCTGCAAGTACTGTAGTCACTCAAGTTTTTCACCAGATGTGGCAGCGCTGGGAAGAGCGATGTCTTGCAGCTGGCTAA
- a CDS encoding GumC family protein codes for MTKTVTIPNFHTPLISKKILSLISFWLLANVTIWGVALLYLKQKSPSYKSQWTISLPAAKSSTKVSVPGIGEASSSSDSPFASQSSDPRENYKFIAQTEEVLTAAARELKIPPKKFGKPKIKILDNTTLIQFEIEGDSPEEAQKKAIVLQKTLEDQLDELRKVEIAKQDQNLEVVLGTAEKKLQAAQQRLAEYQTRSRLSSNEQLQDLSQNIEALRRQRAETFAQLRLVSARLRQLSVSLGLSSQQAVDALTLQSNQVFQLYLTDYGKVSAELTHLSAKYLVSHPVVITKEEEKNAALTALLQQAKSLLGRSVSLSYLQQLNISGGASGNSSAQRGTLFQELISLQTQQQGLQAQAQEFEEQIKQLESRLTILTQQASKLDNLQRNTKIAEAVFSSTLTRLDVSKSNITASYPQTVVLSKPNLPEDASGPKDKIVLLGTVIGSLFLTTGTISLGLIANKNQRIKPRKL; via the coding sequence ATGACTAAGACTGTAACAATTCCTAACTTTCATACCCCTTTAATTTCCAAAAAAATATTAAGTTTAATATCTTTTTGGCTGCTCGCAAACGTAACGATATGGGGAGTGGCTTTACTATACTTAAAACAAAAATCTCCTAGCTATAAAAGCCAGTGGACTATCTCTTTACCTGCTGCTAAATCATCTACAAAAGTTTCTGTACCTGGAATTGGTGAAGCTTCTTCTTCCAGCGATTCTCCATTTGCAAGCCAGTCATCAGATCCCAGAGAAAACTACAAATTTATTGCTCAAACTGAAGAAGTTCTCACAGCAGCAGCTCGCGAACTCAAAATACCTCCTAAGAAGTTTGGAAAACCAAAGATTAAAATTTTAGATAATACAACTCTCATACAGTTTGAAATCGAAGGAGATAGTCCAGAAGAGGCTCAAAAAAAGGCAATTGTTCTTCAAAAGACTTTGGAAGACCAATTAGACGAATTGAGAAAAGTAGAAATAGCCAAACAAGACCAAAATTTGGAGGTTGTACTGGGTACAGCAGAGAAAAAATTGCAAGCAGCACAGCAACGCCTTGCTGAATATCAAACTCGTTCCCGTCTCAGTTCCAACGAACAGCTACAAGATCTATCTCAAAATATTGAAGCATTACGTCGCCAAAGAGCAGAAACTTTTGCTCAATTACGACTTGTCAGTGCTAGATTGAGACAACTTTCTGTAAGTTTAGGTTTATCGTCACAACAAGCAGTTGATGCTTTAACACTGCAATCCAATCAGGTATTTCAGCTTTACTTAACTGATTACGGCAAAGTCAGTGCAGAGTTAACTCATTTAAGTGCTAAATATTTAGTTTCTCACCCTGTAGTGATTACCAAGGAAGAAGAAAAAAACGCTGCTTTAACTGCACTGTTGCAGCAAGCAAAATCTTTGTTGGGACGCTCTGTTTCTTTATCATATCTACAACAATTAAATATTAGTGGTGGTGCTTCAGGAAACTCATCTGCACAAAGAGGGACGCTTTTCCAAGAATTAATTTCACTACAGACACAACAACAAGGACTGCAAGCCCAAGCTCAAGAGTTTGAAGAACAGATTAAGCAGCTCGAATCTAGACTAACAATACTCACTCAGCAAGCTTCAAAATTAGACAATTTGCAACGGAATACCAAAATAGCAGAAGCTGTTTTTTCTTCTACTTTAACAAGATTGGATGTCAGCAAATCTAATATTACGGCTTCCTATCCACAAACTGTAGTTTTATCAAAGCCCAATTTACCAGAAGACGCTAGCGGACCTAAAGATAAAATTGTGCTGCTAGGTACAGTTATAGGCTCTCTATTTTTAACAACGGGAACAATATCTCTAGGATTAATTGCTAACAAAAATCAACGCATTAAACCCAGAAAATTGTAA
- a CDS encoding glycosyltransferase family 4 protein, translating into MKIAVIGAKGLPPKQGGIEHYCAEIYPRMVARGNDVDLFARCSYTESGWAERYEFQGVRVIPLPGLQMRGIDAFVTSALGAIATSGKKYDIVHFHALGPSLFTFLPKLVTPAKVVVTCQGLDWQRAKWGKFSTRMIQMGEKAAVRFADGLVVVSDALQNYFLQTYDRETVYIPNGPATYGESDPKFTYGTSLGLEPERYILFLGRIVPEKRPDLLVEAFSRLKPAGWKLVLAGGVSDTKIFTSQVLEKISKNHNMVFAGELQGSRLWEIVRGAGLFVLPSDLEGLPLAMLEAMQQGVPVVASDIPPHQQLIGEDRGMLFEAGNVDSCIRSLDWAIHHHDKIKLMGNKAQKYVQQNYSWERITTENLKLYETLSGLPGGYLSEKNKSFQLKPANT; encoded by the coding sequence TTGAAAATTGCTGTTATTGGGGCAAAAGGACTGCCTCCCAAGCAGGGCGGTATCGAGCATTATTGTGCAGAAATTTATCCTCGCATGGTGGCACGAGGCAATGATGTCGATTTATTTGCTCGGTGTTCTTATACTGAGAGTGGTTGGGCTGAACGTTACGAATTTCAAGGTGTGAGAGTTATCCCTCTACCTGGTTTGCAAATGAGAGGAATCGATGCCTTTGTGACATCGGCATTAGGAGCGATCGCAACTTCGGGAAAAAAATACGATATTGTACATTTCCACGCTCTCGGTCCATCTTTATTTACCTTTTTACCCAAACTGGTTACCCCGGCAAAAGTTGTTGTCACCTGTCAGGGCTTGGATTGGCAACGTGCAAAATGGGGCAAATTTTCGACTCGGATGATTCAAATGGGAGAGAAAGCAGCCGTTCGGTTTGCTGATGGGCTGGTAGTAGTTTCTGATGCACTTCAAAATTATTTCTTACAAACTTACGATCGGGAAACAGTTTACATTCCCAACGGTCCTGCAACCTACGGTGAATCTGATCCAAAATTTACCTATGGCACTTCGCTGGGTTTAGAGCCAGAACGTTATATCTTATTTTTAGGCAGAATTGTACCGGAAAAACGTCCCGATCTACTTGTTGAAGCTTTTAGTCGCCTAAAACCTGCGGGATGGAAACTGGTATTAGCTGGAGGCGTGAGCGATACCAAAATATTCACTTCCCAAGTTCTGGAAAAGATTTCCAAGAATCACAATATGGTATTTGCAGGAGAACTTCAAGGTTCTCGACTATGGGAAATTGTCCGTGGAGCGGGTTTATTTGTTCTTCCTTCAGATTTGGAAGGATTACCTCTAGCTATGTTAGAAGCAATGCAGCAAGGAGTACCTGTAGTAGCCAGTGATATACCACCTCACCAGCAATTGATTGGTGAAGATCGGGGAATGTTGTTTGAAGCAGGAAATGTAGATTCTTGTATTCGTTCCCTAGACTGGGCGATTCATCATCATGACAAGATAAAGCTCATGGGTAACAAAGCACAAAAGTACGTGCAACAAAACTATAGCTGGGAACGGATTACAACCGAGAACCTCAAACTTTATGAAACTCTTTCTGGCTTACCTGGTGGATACTTAAGCGAGAAAAACAAGAGTTTCCAGTTAAAACCAGCGAATACCTAG
- a CDS encoding O-antigen ligase family protein, with translation MNPNPIKPQNLPEALIWYYILFTYLIYLLGAQFLIAPILASFLAFCTFKKWCQQNENTPLEERVEISTIVWIWLIAVFIIEVALIVGQSNFDLGMGQILKSSLNWYRTWMLLVLFLIAGHLNIRPQLVYRSICILGFQTLIIVFVANIANLLHLPDFYYLSPLKIFGGVRTSYEVYLFYIFDDGERRMQLFAPWPPALGMIGNLYFFIALQENNKKWRLAGMAGSIAMIVVSVSRAGFLCLPLVLGVRWLLTNFLRPWVQLATGCVSTVATIAAPTLINLITTFKEDLSKARAGSSKVRETLQRMAIELWWNEAPIWGHGRLEESGPALVGKMPIGSHHTWFGILYAHGLVGCIALVLALISSFVYLLIQVRNHHLAMLGLSILITMIFFSFGENIDGFTYVYWPALLILGMAYGKSS, from the coding sequence GTGAATCCCAACCCAATCAAGCCACAAAATTTACCTGAAGCTCTCATTTGGTACTACATTCTATTTACTTATCTTATATATTTACTGGGAGCGCAATTTTTAATAGCTCCAATTTTAGCTTCTTTTTTAGCCTTTTGCACATTTAAAAAATGGTGTCAACAAAATGAGAATACTCCCTTAGAGGAAAGAGTAGAAATTTCAACTATCGTATGGATTTGGTTAATTGCTGTATTCATTATTGAAGTAGCTTTGATTGTTGGACAATCCAATTTTGATTTGGGGATGGGACAAATTTTGAAATCCTCATTGAATTGGTATAGGACTTGGATGCTATTAGTTTTATTTCTAATCGCCGGTCATCTTAATATCAGACCACAACTAGTTTATCGCTCTATTTGTATACTTGGATTTCAAACCTTAATTATAGTTTTTGTTGCCAATATCGCTAATCTTTTACATTTGCCTGATTTCTACTATCTTTCTCCATTAAAAATTTTTGGAGGTGTGCGAACTAGCTATGAAGTTTACTTATTTTATATTTTTGATGATGGTGAAAGACGCATGCAATTATTTGCTCCTTGGCCTCCTGCTTTAGGTATGATTGGTAATCTATATTTTTTTATTGCCTTACAAGAAAACAATAAAAAGTGGCGATTGGCTGGTATGGCTGGTAGCATCGCTATGATTGTTGTATCTGTATCTAGAGCAGGCTTTTTGTGCCTTCCCTTGGTTTTAGGTGTCAGGTGGTTATTAACAAATTTTCTACGTCCTTGGGTACAGTTAGCTACAGGTTGTGTGAGTACTGTAGCAACTATAGCTGCACCAACTTTAATAAATCTAATAACTACTTTTAAAGAAGATTTGAGTAAGGCTCGTGCTGGTTCTTCAAAAGTACGCGAAACTCTACAACGCATGGCAATAGAACTTTGGTGGAATGAAGCTCCTATTTGGGGACATGGTCGTTTGGAAGAATCCGGTCCAGCACTTGTAGGGAAAATGCCAATTGGTTCTCATCATACCTGGTTTGGAATTTTATATGCTCACGGATTGGTTGGGTGTATCGCCTTAGTCTTAGCTTTAATATCTAGTTTTGTTTACTTACTGATTCAGGTTAGAAATCACCATTTGGCTATGTTAGGACTGAGTATTCTTATAACTATGATTTTCTTTAGTTTTGGAGAAAATATTGATGGTTTTACGTATGTATATTGGCCGGCATTACTAATTTTAGGTATGGCTTATGGTAAAAGCTCATAA
- a CDS encoding ABC transporter ATP-binding protein, which translates to MTAAVRLENVYKVYDKTPVVNDLSFTINAGEIFGLLGPNGAGKSTTIRMLTTLTKPTQGKIEVSGYDVVRQPMLAKQNIGVVLQQVSVDGDLTIWENMEMHGRLHHIPNPNRQRLINQWLDYVELASRRNDLVKTLSGGMKRRLQIARALLHQPQVLFLDEPTVGLDPQTRRRLWEIIRDLNKQGMTMLLTTHYMDEVEYLCDAFGSGKSGRIGIMDGGKLISLGTLQELRTTHGKGLVMKQLQDRWEYLFFPTVEDANDYLNQQQNKTGMMARPSNLEDIFVELTGRKLD; encoded by the coding sequence ATGACTGCTGCTGTTCGTTTAGAAAACGTCTATAAGGTTTACGATAAGACTCCTGTGGTGAATGACCTTTCATTTACGATCAACGCAGGCGAAATCTTTGGCTTACTCGGTCCCAATGGTGCGGGTAAATCCACCACAATTCGGATGCTAACCACTTTGACTAAACCTACACAAGGAAAAATAGAAGTGTCAGGTTATGATGTGGTTCGCCAACCAATGCTCGCAAAGCAGAATATCGGTGTGGTGTTGCAACAAGTGAGCGTAGATGGAGATCTAACTATTTGGGAAAATATGGAAATGCATGGGAGACTGCATCATATTCCCAACCCCAACCGACAACGACTTATCAATCAATGGCTGGATTATGTTGAACTTGCATCCAGACGTAATGATTTGGTAAAAACCTTATCTGGTGGGATGAAGCGGCGTCTACAGATAGCAAGAGCTTTGTTACATCAACCGCAGGTTCTGTTTTTAGATGAGCCGACTGTGGGATTAGACCCCCAAACAAGGCGACGTCTTTGGGAAATTATTCGAGATTTGAACAAACAGGGAATGACAATGCTGCTTACAACTCATTATATGGATGAGGTTGAATATTTATGCGATGCCTTTGGCTCTGGCAAGTCAGGACGCATTGGAATTATGGATGGTGGAAAGTTAATTTCTCTAGGCACTCTACAAGAACTACGCACTACTCATGGCAAAGGTTTGGTCATGAAGCAGTTGCAAGATCGTTGGGAGTATCTCTTTTTCCCAACTGTAGAAGATGCCAACGATTACCTCAATCAACAACAAAATAAAACAGGGATGATGGCACGTCCCTCGAACTTAGAAGATATTTTTGTAGAACTTACAGGAAGGAAGTTGGATTAA
- a CDS encoding glycosyltransferase family 2 protein, whose product MCKVSVVIPAYNAMLYLEETMASVLNQSFDNFEVIVVNDGSLDETECWVSQIQDSRVKLISQENQGLAGARNTGILYAKGEYIAFLDADDIWEPTKLEKQSHILDENPEVGLVYNWVTYIDEQSEFTGKTFKNQVEGDVWKQLTEHNIVECGSVAMVRRTCFEDCGVFDKNLGSYVEDWDMWLRIASKYPFKVVKEPLVYYRQRSNSASKNWEAMAKSFQMVIEKAFANAPIELQALKNKSYATSHLCLAWKPLQSQHKDYKKSIYFLKLALAYYPQIRFGKEYWRLSIAIIVMQWFGLNGYQRFLSLFHFLRRQTVAIGR is encoded by the coding sequence ATGTGTAAAGTTTCTGTAGTTATTCCTGCTTATAATGCTATGCTTTATCTTGAAGAGACAATGGCAAGTGTTCTTAATCAAAGTTTTGATAATTTTGAAGTGATAGTTGTTAATGATGGAAGTTTAGATGAAACAGAATGTTGGGTTTCTCAAATTCAAGATTCTAGAGTCAAACTGATTTCACAAGAAAATCAGGGTTTAGCTGGAGCTAGAAATACAGGAATTCTATATGCAAAGGGTGAGTATATAGCATTTCTAGATGCAGATGATATTTGGGAACCAACAAAATTAGAAAAACAATCTCATATCCTTGATGAAAATCCAGAAGTTGGTTTAGTATATAATTGGGTGACTTACATCGACGAACAAAGTGAATTTACTGGAAAAACCTTTAAAAATCAGGTAGAGGGTGATGTTTGGAAACAGTTGACCGAACATAATATTGTGGAGTGCGGTAGTGTTGCAATGGTACGTCGCACCTGCTTTGAAGATTGTGGCGTGTTTGATAAGAATTTAGGGTCTTATGTAGAAGACTGGGATATGTGGTTGCGTATAGCTTCTAAATATCCTTTTAAGGTTGTAAAAGAGCCTTTAGTTTATTACCGTCAGCGATCGAACAGTGCTTCTAAAAATTGGGAAGCCATGGCAAAAAGTTTTCAAATGGTGATTGAAAAAGCCTTTGCTAATGCTCCGATTGAGTTACAGGCTTTAAAGAACAAGAGTTATGCAACATCTCACCTTTGTTTAGCTTGGAAACCACTACAAAGCCAGCACAAAGATTATAAAAAATCGATTTATTTTCTTAAACTAGCTTTAGCGTATTATCCTCAAATACGCTTTGGTAAAGAATATTGGCGATTGAGCATAGCAATAATCGTTATGCAATGGTTCGGACTTAATGGTTATCAGCGCTTCTTGAGCTTGTTTCATTTCTTACGCCGACAAACAGTCGCGATCGGACGTTAA
- a CDS encoding WD40/YVTN/BNR-like repeat-containing protein: MKERQRTLSLKRLLLLLQAAKITDGQGFYGKSKTQTVYWLCLFFTAQIFILLSVIFLRTIVVKSASFDSKTRLQILKPKVTSEWKNVAIGGGGYVTDIYLHPQESSLVYIRTDNGGFFRWNLKEESWIPLTDHLTSLDINYSGGEALAVDPKNPNVVYIAAGKYLGSPGAIFKSQDRGKTWIKSNLQIPMGGDLNKRWTGNRLVVSPRDSNILLFGSRQNGLWRSNDGGTNWFQVKSLPAKPDPKIGILAIAFDPKVPNQAYLSAYGDGVYQSQDGGMNWSKIPGSPEKAMKLAVSCDKLGTACAKGDKLGTACAKSKRTLYVTSASTPGVSKFVNGAWRDITPPWLTHKVFNGLSTHPKNPQEVLVALGETGSAKIFHSHNGGNSWTEKRAKIHNTVSWWSEKFFSDHTSAIEFNPQTPNQVWLTDWFGVWRTENINTDPTLWKNYTRGHEQVVTFTLVSPPSGALLLSGIADVEGFYHNSLYAYPRKRLEYTKVGFFQEHFQDTYSIAYSANQPKSLVRVGGDRWNSNYGGATSKDGGLTWQQFPKFPANTIPLRVSSSANDPKNFVVVVKEGKPLQTRDGGKSWRTVSGLPNGFPGRKFPGPWIWSQPLTADGVKGNRFYYYADGKFYRSDDGGLTFSPINTSLPKANHFSVKTMPHVEGEVWVGLDEKGLYHSTNGGKTFHKIPQVKRAKLISLGKAPQDSSTSVLYLYGTVASQTEGIFSSLDRGNSWRSIAEPSTPVGEQVNVLEASQQQFGLVFIGTSGRGVYFRQVSHK, encoded by the coding sequence ATGAAAGAAAGACAGCGTACATTATCTTTGAAAAGGTTGCTTTTACTGCTTCAAGCAGCCAAGATAACGGATGGGCAAGGTTTTTACGGAAAATCGAAAACACAAACTGTATACTGGCTTTGCTTGTTTTTTACTGCTCAAATTTTCATATTATTATCAGTGATTTTTCTGAGAACAATAGTAGTGAAGAGTGCTAGTTTTGATAGTAAGACGAGATTGCAAATTCTTAAACCAAAGGTGACTTCTGAGTGGAAAAACGTTGCTATAGGAGGAGGAGGTTATGTCACTGATATCTATCTCCACCCCCAGGAATCAAGTTTGGTTTATATCAGAACAGATAATGGAGGATTCTTTCGGTGGAATCTCAAGGAAGAAAGCTGGATACCTCTGACAGACCATCTAACTTCTTTGGACATTAATTATTCTGGTGGAGAAGCATTAGCTGTCGATCCTAAAAATCCAAATGTTGTGTACATAGCTGCGGGTAAATATTTAGGGTCTCCAGGTGCAATCTTTAAGTCTCAAGATCGGGGTAAGACTTGGATAAAGTCAAATTTGCAAATACCAATGGGGGGTGATCTCAATAAGCGATGGACGGGGAATAGATTGGTTGTTAGTCCAAGGGATTCCAATATCTTGTTATTTGGTTCCCGACAAAACGGTTTGTGGCGATCTAACGATGGTGGAACAAATTGGTTTCAAGTGAAGAGTTTACCCGCAAAACCTGACCCCAAAATTGGAATTTTAGCGATCGCTTTCGATCCAAAAGTACCCAATCAGGCTTACTTAAGCGCTTACGGAGATGGGGTATACCAATCCCAAGATGGGGGAATGAACTGGAGCAAAATACCTGGTAGCCCCGAAAAAGCTATGAAGTTAGCAGTCAGTTGCGATAAGCTCGGTACGGCTTGCGCCAAGGGCGATAAGCTGGGTACAGCTTGCGCTAAGAGCAAACGCACTTTGTATGTTACGAGTGCAAGTACTCCTGGTGTCAGCAAATTTGTCAATGGAGCATGGCGCGATATCACCCCACCTTGGCTTACCCATAAGGTTTTCAATGGTTTGAGCACTCATCCAAAAAACCCTCAAGAAGTATTGGTTGCTTTAGGGGAAACTGGTTCTGCCAAAATCTTTCATTCCCACAATGGAGGAAACTCCTGGACGGAAAAAAGAGCCAAGATTCACAATACAGTGTCTTGGTGGTCTGAAAAATTTTTTAGCGACCATACCTCAGCCATTGAGTTTAACCCCCAAACCCCAAATCAAGTTTGGTTAACTGATTGGTTTGGAGTGTGGCGCACGGAGAATATCAACACTGACCCCACCCTTTGGAAAAACTACACAAGAGGACACGAACAAGTTGTGACTTTCACTCTTGTTTCACCTCCTTCTGGGGCTTTGCTCTTAAGTGGGATTGCAGATGTAGAAGGGTTTTACCACAACTCTTTGTACGCTTATCCTAGAAAACGCCTTGAATATACTAAAGTAGGCTTTTTTCAAGAACACTTTCAAGATACTTACAGCATTGCTTACAGTGCTAATCAGCCAAAGTCTTTAGTCCGAGTAGGAGGCGATCGCTGGAACTCTAATTATGGTGGAGCGACTTCCAAAGATGGAGGCTTGACATGGCAGCAATTTCCTAAATTCCCGGCTAACACCATACCACTACGAGTCTCTAGCTCAGCAAACGATCCTAAAAACTTTGTAGTTGTTGTCAAAGAAGGGAAACCCTTGCAAACAAGAGATGGTGGGAAGTCTTGGCGAACAGTGTCTGGTTTACCAAATGGTTTCCCCGGACGTAAATTTCCCGGTCCTTGGATTTGGTCTCAACCCTTAACGGCTGATGGAGTCAAAGGAAATAGGTTTTACTACTACGCAGACGGTAAGTTTTACCGGAGTGATGATGGAGGTTTAACCTTTAGCCCCATTAATACCTCCTTACCAAAAGCAAATCATTTTTCAGTAAAAACTATGCCCCATGTTGAGGGAGAAGTTTGGGTTGGTTTAGACGAAAAAGGACTGTATCACTCTACAAATGGAGGTAAGACTTTTCACAAAATTCCTCAAGTTAAAAGAGCAAAACTGATCTCTTTAGGCAAAGCACCTCAAGATAGCTCTACCTCTGTTTTGTATCTTTACGGAACTGTAGCTAGCCAAACTGAAGGAATTTTCTCCTCTTTAGATAGGGGAAACAGTTGGAGAAGTATCGCGGAACCTTCTACCCCTGTTGGAGAACAAGTGAATGTTTTAGAAGCCAGTCAACAACAATTTGGTTTAGTTTTTATTGGTACTAGTGGTAGAGGAGTTTATTTCCGACAAGTTTCTCACAAATAG
- a CDS encoding glycosyltransferase family 2 protein: protein MPEISVIIPAYNAELTIGETIDSVLQQTFKDFEIIVINDGSQDRTLEILQSIQDDRLKVISYENGGLCVARNRGIARASGNFIAFLDADDVWTPDKLELQLAAFEEHPEAGVVYSWTYFMYVNEQRKAISFIPSPQHSCTGNVYKTLLVDNFIHSGSNTLIRKQAIDSVGEFDPACTGSADWDYWLRLSLHWHFIAVPKYQVFYRKASGSMSTKVEVMRKEALIALEKAYKTAPLELQYLKTYTLANLHKYFADMYLHYSSDTKDIQRAGEDLWSAIYMRPQTLLEERTQKLLIKFLLKRIFPVRVASYFVQLMKNPTYRNDPRLELRTYARSTNSWRSWRLGGSINQGF from the coding sequence ATGCCAGAAATCTCTGTAATTATACCTGCATACAATGCGGAACTTACTATTGGTGAAACGATAGATTCAGTTTTACAGCAAACATTCAAAGATTTTGAAATCATTGTCATTAATGATGGCTCTCAGGATAGGACTTTAGAAATTCTTCAGAGTATTCAAGACGATCGCTTGAAGGTTATTTCTTATGAAAATGGCGGATTGTGTGTGGCTCGCAATCGTGGTATTGCTCGTGCAAGTGGAAACTTTATTGCTTTTCTTGATGCGGATGATGTGTGGACGCCTGATAAGTTAGAACTACAATTAGCTGCTTTTGAAGAACATCCAGAAGCGGGAGTTGTCTATAGCTGGACTTATTTCATGTATGTCAATGAACAAAGAAAAGCTATCTCTTTTATCCCATCACCTCAACATTCTTGCACGGGTAACGTTTATAAAACGTTATTAGTTGATAATTTTATTCACAGTGGCTCTAATACTTTGATTCGCAAACAAGCGATCGACTCAGTAGGAGAGTTCGATCCAGCGTGTACGGGTTCTGCTGATTGGGATTATTGGCTAAGATTATCACTTCACTGGCATTTTATTGCCGTACCAAAGTATCAAGTGTTTTATCGTAAAGCTAGTGGCTCAATGTCAACAAAAGTAGAAGTCATGAGAAAAGAAGCTTTGATAGCTCTGGAAAAGGCTTATAAAACAGCACCACTAGAACTGCAATATCTTAAAACTTATACTCTAGCGAACCTTCACAAGTATTTTGCAGATATGTACTTGCATTACAGTTCAGATACCAAAGATATTCAGCGAGCTGGAGAAGATTTGTGGTCAGCAATTTATATGCGACCTCAAACTTTACTTGAGGAAAGAACACAAAAATTACTGATCAAGTTTTTGTTAAAACGTATCTTTCCAGTCAGAGTTGCTAGCTATTTTGTTCAATTAATGAAAAATCCTACTTATAGGAACGACCCAAGACTTGAACTTAGGACTTACGCACGCTCTACAAATTCTTGGCGCTCTTGGCGTCTTGGCGGTTCAATAAATCAAGGTTTCTAG